A window of Streptomyces armeniacus contains these coding sequences:
- a CDS encoding GNAT family N-acetyltransferase, with amino-acid sequence MPIIPVRYDHPDAVKLNDIVQEEYTERYGESDVTPLAPEMFDPPRGLYLLSYDDDGRPVATGGWRAQEHSEDGYADGDAEIKRMFVIREARGQGLARRILAELEDSARAAGRIRMVLETGTEQPEAMALYASSGYVPVRKFGHYRFHEESRCYGKLL; translated from the coding sequence ATGCCCATCATCCCCGTCCGCTACGACCACCCCGACGCGGTCAAGCTGAACGACATCGTTCAGGAGGAGTACACCGAGCGCTACGGAGAGAGCGACGTCACACCGCTCGCCCCGGAGATGTTCGACCCGCCGCGCGGGCTGTACCTGCTGTCGTACGACGACGACGGCCGCCCGGTGGCGACGGGCGGCTGGCGCGCGCAGGAGCACAGCGAAGACGGGTACGCGGACGGGGACGCCGAGATCAAGCGCATGTTCGTGATCCGCGAGGCGCGCGGCCAGGGGCTTGCCCGCCGGATACTCGCCGAGCTGGAGGACAGCGCACGCGCGGCGGGCCGAATTCGGATGGTGCTGGAGACCGGCACGGAGCAGCCGGAGGCGATGGCGCTGTACGCGTCGAGCGGGTACGTGCCGGTGCGGAAGTTCGGCCACTACCGCTTCCACGAGGAGAGCCGCTGCTACGGCAAGCTCCTCTGA
- a CDS encoding sensor histidine kinase: MTGAADGAEADRGAADRTRTVGTSHTASTSQTVRLSRTAHTSRTAAAARRLLPRTLRGRLLAALLALVATVLLAVSALVYTALRDHLTDRTDTSLRAVQQRVVKQIRSQQPPTEGLAASARMLGTPEYFIEIHRRAGRVQPLAPGLRDLQAPPPRLPEDLRTARGTPVTVPSADGAGSGPRYRLLTRPLPRGQGTLVVAVPLTAVDGTLERLLILEGVGVATGLCLVAGVAFWIVRRGLRPLESMARDADGIARGDAPPRMRGDAPDSEVGRLRLALNTMLQKQGEAFTQQQAMQERLRRFAADASHELRTPVSAVLGYADLHEQGAIADDAHRDRVMGRIRDEALRMQRLVDDLLLLARLDGTGGPRHSAVDVGEVARAAADAAGVVDAEHPLTVRADADAVVHGDADQLRRLTDNLLANVRTHTPPGTRARVRVALEADGAEGGAYGGGGAYGGVYGGTGAQGGAAGGGAYADTVLIEVADDGDGIPADALPHVFDRFYRAEAGRSGHGSGLGLAIVASVAAAHRGRVEVHSPPGGGTAVQVRLPAADGA; the protein is encoded by the coding sequence GTGACGGGAGCCGCGGACGGAGCGGAGGCGGATCGGGGAGCGGCGGACCGTACGCGGACGGTGGGCACTTCGCATACGGCGAGCACTTCGCAGACGGTGCGCCTTTCGCGTACGGCGCACACTTCGCGTACGGCGGCCGCCGCACGCCGTCTGCTGCCGCGTACGCTGCGCGGGCGCCTGCTGGCCGCCCTCCTCGCACTCGTCGCGACCGTGCTGCTGGCTGTCTCCGCACTCGTCTACACGGCGCTGCGTGACCACCTCACCGACCGTACGGACACCTCTCTGCGCGCCGTCCAGCAGCGGGTGGTGAAGCAGATCCGCTCCCAACAGCCGCCCACGGAAGGGCTCGCCGCCAGCGCCCGGATGCTCGGCACTCCGGAGTACTTCATCGAAATCCACCGCAGGGCCGGCCGCGTACAGCCCCTCGCGCCCGGGCTGCGCGATCTCCAGGCACCACCCCCGCGGCTTCCGGAGGACCTGCGGACAGCGCGCGGCACGCCCGTCACCGTGCCGTCCGCGGACGGCGCCGGATCCGGTCCGCGCTACCGGCTGCTGACGCGGCCGCTCCCGCGCGGGCAGGGCACCCTGGTCGTTGCGGTGCCGCTGACGGCTGTCGACGGCACCCTGGAGCGGCTACTGATCCTGGAAGGCGTCGGCGTCGCCACAGGGCTGTGCCTGGTCGCGGGTGTGGCGTTCTGGATCGTACGGCGCGGGCTGCGGCCGCTGGAGTCGATGGCGCGGGACGCGGACGGCATCGCACGGGGCGACGCCCCTCCGCGCATGCGCGGGGACGCCCCCGACAGCGAGGTCGGCAGGCTGCGCCTGGCGCTGAACACGATGCTGCAGAAGCAGGGCGAGGCGTTCACACAGCAGCAGGCGATGCAGGAGCGGCTGCGCCGGTTCGCCGCCGACGCCTCCCACGAACTGCGCACGCCCGTCAGCGCCGTCCTCGGCTACGCCGATCTGCACGAGCAGGGCGCCATCGCCGACGACGCCCACCGCGACCGGGTCATGGGCCGCATCCGCGACGAGGCGCTGCGCATGCAGCGGCTCGTCGACGACCTGCTGCTCCTCGCCCGGCTGGACGGCACCGGCGGTCCGCGGCACTCGGCCGTGGACGTCGGCGAGGTGGCGCGTGCGGCGGCCGATGCGGCCGGTGTGGTCGACGCGGAGCACCCGCTGACCGTACGGGCCGACGCGGACGCCGTCGTCCACGGAGACGCCGACCAGCTGCGCCGGCTGACCGACAACCTGCTGGCCAACGTACGCACGCACACCCCGCCGGGAACACGGGCGCGGGTCCGGGTGGCGCTGGAGGCAGACGGCGCGGAGGGCGGCGCGTACGGCGGAGGCGGTGCGTACGGAGGCGTCTACGGCGGCACGGGTGCGCAGGGCGGCGCGGCAGGGGGCGGCGCGTACGCCGATACGGTGCTCATCGAGGTGGCGGACGACGGCGATGGCATACCTGCCGACGCGCTGCCGCACGTCTTCGACCGCTTCTACCGCGCCGAGGCCGGCCGTTCCGGGCACGGCAGCGGGCTCGGCCTGGCCATCGTCGCGAGCGTGGCGGCGGCGCATCGGGGACGGGTGGAGGTGCACAGCCCGCCGGGCGGCGGCACTGCCGTACAGGTGCGGCTTCCGGCGGCGGACGGCGCGTAG
- a CDS encoding response regulator transcription factor, whose product MSEGDGRRVLVVDDEPAIVDVLATSLRFLGYTVDEATTGHAALTAARARTPDLVLLDVMLPDLDGFEVVRRLRTDGDGRVPVVFLTARESRDDVVVGLDLGADDYITKPFRLDEVAARVRAVLRRTGRPPSGDDRVLRCADVELDTATYEVRRSGTVVELSPTEYRLLHCLLRHAGRVLTKEQLMEHVWDYGEGDQAVLKTYVSYLRRKLDALGEPLIHTRRGIGYVLRAPSEPPAGPPGRQP is encoded by the coding sequence ATGAGCGAAGGAGACGGACGGCGCGTCCTGGTCGTGGACGACGAGCCCGCCATCGTCGACGTTCTGGCGACCTCGCTGCGCTTCCTCGGCTACACCGTCGACGAGGCGACCACCGGGCACGCGGCGCTCACGGCGGCGCGCGCCCGCACCCCGGACCTCGTCCTGCTCGACGTGATGCTGCCGGACCTGGACGGCTTCGAGGTCGTACGGCGGCTGCGCACGGACGGCGACGGCCGCGTGCCCGTCGTGTTCCTCACGGCACGCGAGAGCCGCGACGACGTCGTCGTCGGACTGGACCTGGGCGCCGACGACTACATCACCAAGCCCTTCCGGCTGGACGAGGTGGCCGCACGCGTCCGCGCGGTCCTCCGGCGTACGGGGCGGCCGCCCTCCGGCGACGACCGCGTGCTGCGCTGTGCGGACGTGGAACTGGACACGGCGACGTACGAGGTGCGGCGGTCCGGCACCGTCGTGGAGCTCTCCCCCACCGAGTACCGGCTGCTGCACTGCCTCCTCCGGCACGCGGGCCGTGTGCTCACCAAGGAGCAGCTCATGGAGCACGTCTGGGACTACGGCGAGGGCGACCAGGCGGTGCTCAAGACGTACGTGTCGTATCTGCGCCGGAAACTCGACGCGCTGGGCGAGCCGTTGATCCACACCCGGCGCGGCATCGGCTACGTCCTGCGCGCACCGTCCGAACCGCCCGCGGGCCCTCCAGGACGGCAGCCGTGA
- a CDS encoding DUF1501 domain-containing protein encodes MKTTVDTWTRRRFLAASGVTAAGALAAGGAYSVQDLLGSAGRDGDGDSGAQGSRILVLVTLYGGNDGLNTLVPAGDSAYHDARPDLAYDEDEVLPLGDELGLNPGLKGFKSLWDKDRLAVVRGVSYPQPDHSHFRSMAIWQTASPGTPAPSGWLGRWLDAQDDPDPLRAVSIGATLPPLLAGEKTAGAAVQLGGMRLPDAWRTVCSYLAEGHADDDHPLRRRAAESIGDLVTVTEAYGGQDARDGQSAQDGKGARDRKDAQDGSDAQGESGDEEGPADPNDGEDEDRPTDGASAGGQSELAAQLSVVARALEANAPTRVHCVSLGGFDTHANEKQTQSRLLGRLDHDIADFLQRIRGTKAGSRVVVAVYSEFGRRVKANANQGTDHGTAGPVFVLGEPVKGGFYGDQPSLTDLKDDDLRMTTDFRDVYATLLERVLGTEPGRILGGHDRTLGFL; translated from the coding sequence ATGAAGACGACAGTGGACACCTGGACCCGCCGCCGGTTCCTCGCCGCAAGCGGCGTCACCGCGGCGGGCGCCCTGGCGGCCGGCGGTGCCTACTCCGTACAGGACCTGCTGGGCTCCGCAGGACGGGACGGCGACGGCGACTCCGGCGCGCAGGGTTCGCGAATACTCGTCCTGGTGACGCTCTACGGCGGCAACGACGGCCTCAACACCCTGGTGCCCGCCGGGGATTCCGCCTACCACGACGCGCGCCCCGACCTCGCGTACGACGAGGACGAAGTCCTCCCGCTGGGCGACGAACTGGGGCTCAATCCCGGGCTGAAGGGCTTCAAGAGCCTGTGGGACAAGGACCGGCTGGCCGTCGTGCGCGGGGTGTCGTATCCGCAGCCGGACCACAGCCACTTCCGGTCGATGGCCATCTGGCAGACGGCGTCGCCCGGAACTCCCGCGCCGTCCGGATGGCTCGGCCGCTGGCTGGACGCGCAGGACGACCCGGACCCGCTGCGTGCGGTGTCGATCGGCGCCACCCTTCCGCCGTTGCTGGCGGGGGAGAAGACGGCGGGAGCGGCCGTGCAACTGGGCGGCATGCGGCTGCCGGACGCGTGGCGCACGGTGTGCTCGTACCTCGCGGAGGGACACGCGGACGACGACCACCCTCTGCGGCGCAGGGCAGCGGAGTCGATCGGCGACCTGGTGACGGTCACCGAGGCGTACGGAGGACAGGACGCGCGGGACGGACAAAGCGCACAGGACGGAAAGGGCGCGCGGGACCGGAAGGACGCACAGGACGGGAGCGACGCGCAGGGCGAGAGCGGTGACGAGGAGGGCCCCGCCGACCCGAACGACGGCGAGGACGAGGACCGCCCCACCGACGGCGCGTCCGCCGGCGGGCAGAGCGAACTCGCCGCCCAGCTGTCCGTCGTGGCACGCGCACTGGAGGCGAACGCGCCCACCCGTGTGCATTGCGTGAGCCTCGGCGGTTTCGACACGCACGCCAACGAGAAGCAGACCCAGTCCCGGCTGCTCGGCCGACTCGACCATGACATCGCGGACTTCCTGCAGAGGATCCGCGGTACGAAGGCGGGCAGCCGGGTCGTGGTCGCCGTCTACTCCGAGTTCGGGCGGCGGGTCAAGGCGAACGCCAACCAGGGCACCGACCACGGCACCGCCGGCCCCGTCTTCGTTCTCGGTGAGCCCGTCAAGGGCGGCTTCTACGGGGACCAGCCGAGCCTCACCGACCTGAAGGACGACGACCTGCGGATGACCACCGACTTCCGGGACGTCTACGCGACGCTCCTGGAGCGCGTCCTGGGCACCGAGCCCGGCCGCATTCTCGGCGGCCACGACCGGACGCTCGGTTTCCTCTAG
- a CDS encoding alpha/beta hydrolase family protein produces the protein MRSHKRLPHSRTRRALVAALVVGACAAAVPAVGLPGGPDGPGSGTGTGGTDSRADAASARPVRLSLARPTGPFGVGTTELHLVDETRRDPWGGEGRRELMASVWYPARHGSGGERAPYMRPGAAKVFGKGAAEVLKLPAGTVDWAGTRTHARLGAEVSPKAGRAPVVLFSPGGFNERTLGTSTAEQLASEGYVVVTIDHPGEAHAVEFPDGRVVEPSPELQKIKDQAQRWRRMLEVRVADTHFVTARLRSLAKGDNPDAGRRALPRGLAKAMDMEKLGMFGHSMGGVTAAEAMREDPGIDAGVDLDGPLGLSWTDPGKLLPVARTGLDRPFLLMGTKLFREDESVAPHTHRESPSWKSFWEHSPGWKRDLWWPKAAHNSLTDYQSLLPQLDRRAELPRGLRESMIGTVDPERSVSSQRAYLTAFFDRHLRGQSRPVLDGPSPRHPDVRFIR, from the coding sequence ATGCGATCACACAAGCGTCTCCCGCACAGCAGGACCCGCCGCGCCCTCGTCGCCGCGCTGGTGGTCGGCGCCTGCGCCGCCGCAGTCCCGGCCGTCGGGCTCCCCGGCGGCCCGGACGGCCCGGGCAGCGGCACGGGCACAGGCGGCACGGACAGCCGTGCCGACGCCGCGTCCGCGCGGCCGGTGCGGCTGTCCCTCGCCCGGCCCACCGGGCCGTTCGGTGTCGGCACCACCGAGCTGCATCTCGTCGACGAGACGCGCAGAGACCCCTGGGGCGGCGAAGGGCGGCGCGAGCTGATGGCGAGCGTCTGGTATCCGGCGCGGCACGGCAGCGGGGGCGAACGGGCGCCCTACATGCGGCCCGGCGCCGCGAAGGTCTTCGGCAAGGGCGCGGCCGAGGTGCTGAAGCTGCCCGCCGGGACCGTCGACTGGGCCGGCACCCGTACGCACGCCCGGCTCGGCGCCGAGGTGTCGCCGAAGGCGGGCCGGGCGCCGGTGGTGCTGTTCAGCCCGGGAGGGTTCAACGAGCGCACGCTCGGCACCTCCACCGCCGAGCAGCTGGCCAGCGAGGGATATGTGGTGGTGACGATCGACCACCCCGGCGAGGCGCACGCGGTCGAGTTCCCGGACGGCCGGGTCGTCGAGCCGTCCCCGGAGCTGCAGAAGATCAAGGACCAGGCGCAGCGGTGGCGGCGGATGCTCGAAGTCCGGGTGGCGGACACGCACTTCGTCACCGCCCGGCTGCGCTCACTCGCGAAGGGGGACAACCCGGACGCCGGGCGCCGAGCCCTGCCGCGCGGCCTGGCCAAGGCGATGGACATGGAGAAGCTGGGCATGTTCGGGCACTCCATGGGCGGCGTGACAGCGGCCGAGGCGATGCGCGAGGACCCCGGCATCGACGCGGGCGTCGACCTCGACGGACCGCTGGGCCTCAGCTGGACCGACCCGGGCAAGCTGCTGCCCGTCGCCAGAACCGGGCTGGACAGGCCGTTCCTGCTGATGGGCACCAAACTGTTCCGCGAGGACGAGTCCGTGGCGCCGCACACCCACCGGGAATCCCCTTCCTGGAAGTCGTTCTGGGAGCACTCGCCCGGCTGGAAGCGGGACCTGTGGTGGCCGAAGGCCGCGCACAACTCCCTTACGGACTACCAGTCGCTGCTGCCCCAGCTCGACCGCAGAGCGGAGCTGCCGCGGGGGCTCCGCGAGAGCATGATCGGCACCGTCGACCCGGAACGCTCCGTGAGCAGCCAGCGGGCGTATCTCACGGCGTTCTTCGACCGCCATCTCCGCGGACAGTCCCGGCCGGTGCTCGACGGCCCCTCTCCCCGCCACCCCGACGTGCGCTTCATACGCTGA
- a CDS encoding DUF1800 domain-containing protein translates to MAAPELDATARVARLLQRTGFGAVSAERAEQAAAGGFDAALDAVLTDSDPGAAATPPPHFPPLPERPKKPQRGQGGEEKDDAKDESGKDDKGGKGDKGGDARSAYREAVREQREQLTVWWLDRMTASEQPWPEKRTFLWHGHWATSIAKVKSADAMLAQNETLRRDGGGDFRRLARAMVRDPALMVWLDASGNTAEAPNENLARELMELFVLGVGNYGEQDVREAARSLTGWAVNRKTEDGYTVRFRPRRHAEGAQRVLGTERDLDPKELVDLLTARPESARYLVTRWWGWLVSSEKGPSEEALDRITAAYGARRDVTAMVRAMFTDPAFADPDSVLVKQPVEYVVGSLRVLGLRPAELSGELRKFLLRTLTSLGQVPFRPPSVGGWPSGTAWLTTAAARARTAFAQRMTGEARESELLATVRKAPAKDRPDRLADALGTEWSDRTRSVLAEAAGDPRRVTAVALTTPEYLVLG, encoded by the coding sequence ATGGCAGCACCGGAACTCGACGCCACCGCCCGCGTCGCACGCCTCCTGCAGCGGACCGGCTTCGGCGCCGTGTCCGCCGAACGCGCCGAACAGGCGGCGGCAGGCGGTTTCGACGCGGCGCTCGACGCTGTCCTCACCGACAGCGACCCCGGTGCCGCCGCGACTCCGCCCCCGCACTTCCCACCGCTTCCGGAACGCCCCAAGAAGCCGCAACGCGGCCAGGGCGGCGAGGAGAAGGACGACGCGAAGGACGAGAGCGGCAAGGACGACAAGGGGGGCAAGGGCGACAAGGGGGGCGACGCGCGGAGCGCCTACCGCGAGGCCGTACGGGAGCAGCGCGAGCAGCTGACCGTGTGGTGGCTGGACCGCATGACCGCCAGCGAACAGCCGTGGCCGGAGAAGCGCACGTTCCTGTGGCACGGACACTGGGCGACGTCCATCGCCAAGGTGAAGTCCGCCGACGCCATGCTCGCCCAGAATGAGACGCTGCGCCGCGACGGCGGCGGCGACTTCCGCCGCCTCGCCCGCGCCATGGTGCGCGATCCGGCCCTGATGGTGTGGCTGGACGCGTCCGGCAACACCGCCGAGGCACCCAACGAGAACCTCGCCCGCGAGCTGATGGAGCTGTTCGTCCTGGGCGTCGGCAACTACGGCGAGCAGGACGTACGGGAGGCCGCCCGGTCGCTCACCGGCTGGGCAGTGAACCGCAAGACGGAGGACGGCTACACCGTACGGTTCCGCCCGCGCCGCCACGCAGAGGGCGCCCAGCGGGTGCTCGGCACGGAACGCGATCTGGACCCCAAAGAGCTCGTCGACCTGCTCACCGCCCGCCCGGAGTCCGCCCGTTACCTCGTCACCCGCTGGTGGGGCTGGCTGGTGTCGTCGGAGAAGGGGCCGTCGGAGGAGGCACTGGACCGGATCACCGCCGCGTACGGTGCGCGGCGCGACGTGACCGCGATGGTGCGGGCGATGTTCACCGACCCGGCGTTCGCCGATCCGGACAGCGTGCTGGTGAAGCAGCCCGTTGAGTACGTGGTCGGGTCGCTGCGCGTGCTGGGCCTGCGCCCCGCCGAACTCTCCGGAGAGCTGCGGAAGTTCCTGCTGCGGACGCTCACCTCGCTCGGGCAGGTGCCGTTCCGGCCGCCCAGCGTCGGCGGCTGGCCGTCCGGTACGGCGTGGCTGACGACCGCCGCCGCACGGGCGCGTACGGCGTTCGCGCAGCGGATGACCGGCGAGGCACGTGAGTCGGAGCTGCTCGCCACCGTACGGAAGGCGCCGGCGAAGGACCGTCCCGACCGGCTCGCCGACGCGCTCGGCACGGAGTGGAGCGACCGTACGCGGTCCGTCCTCGCCGAGGCCGCCGGGGACCCGCGCAGGGTCACCGCCGTCGCGCTCACGACCCCCGAGTACCTCGTACTCGGCTGA
- a CDS encoding class I SAM-dependent methyltransferase yields the protein MPMNRAHRRLCSSEKWARTVRDRLLPWALDGVELGPDVLEIGPGYGANLRVLAEQVPRLTALEVDGDTARQLERAYGDRARVVHGDGADMPLPDGAFSAVVCFTMLHHVPTAALQDRIFAEAHRVLRTGGVFAGSDSAGDSLRFRLLHLRDTMNTVDPETLPGRLKDAGFGEVDVTVHPAVGTVRFRAVRE from the coding sequence ATGCCGATGAACAGAGCACACCGCAGGCTGTGCAGCTCCGAGAAGTGGGCGCGCACCGTACGGGACCGCCTGCTGCCGTGGGCGCTCGACGGCGTCGAACTCGGCCCCGACGTACTGGAGATCGGACCCGGCTACGGCGCGAACCTGCGCGTCCTGGCCGAACAGGTGCCGCGCCTCACCGCGCTCGAGGTGGACGGCGACACGGCACGGCAACTGGAGCGTGCGTACGGCGACCGGGCCCGCGTCGTGCACGGGGACGGGGCGGACATGCCGCTGCCGGACGGGGCGTTCTCCGCGGTGGTGTGCTTCACGATGCTGCACCACGTGCCGACGGCCGCACTCCAGGACCGGATCTTCGCCGAGGCCCACCGGGTGCTGCGTACGGGCGGCGTTTTCGCCGGCAGCGACAGCGCCGGAGACAGCCTCCGCTTCCGGCTGCTGCACCTGCGCGACACGATGAACACGGTCGACCCGGAGACGCTGCCCGGCCGACTGAAGGACGCCGGGTTCGGTGAGGTCGACGTGACCGTCCACCCGGCGGTGGGCACCGTACGGTTCCGCGCCGTACGGGAGTAG
- a CDS encoding AraC family transcriptional regulator has translation MSPDGQNASPPSSVHSTGEPAGAVPVATSPATAIVIGSFALTVGRWFPAHEHPAHQLAWSRTGLLSVRTTAGTWLLPPTLALWIPTGVRHATGTSGGAVMRSAYVTPARCPVTWTEPTVVSVPPLLRELIDHLAVRELPRSARARAERVVFDLLQPVSVHTVSVTEPSDPRAREVAEALTAHPADNRPLTAWGGAVGASSRTLARLFTAETGLSFGRWRERVRMRAAMLLLADGMTVEAVARRVGYASASSFVAAFHRTVGVTPRRYFP, from the coding sequence ATGTCGCCAGACGGACAGAACGCTTCCCCGCCCTCCTCCGTGCACAGCACGGGAGAGCCCGCCGGGGCCGTGCCCGTGGCGACGTCCCCCGCGACCGCCATCGTCATCGGCAGCTTCGCGCTGACTGTCGGACGCTGGTTCCCGGCCCACGAGCACCCGGCGCACCAGCTGGCCTGGTCGCGTACCGGGCTGCTGTCCGTACGGACCACCGCCGGCACCTGGCTGCTGCCGCCGACGCTCGCCCTGTGGATCCCCACGGGCGTCCGGCACGCCACCGGCACCAGCGGCGGGGCGGTGATGCGCAGCGCGTACGTGACGCCCGCGCGCTGCCCTGTGACGTGGACCGAGCCCACGGTGGTGTCCGTACCGCCGCTGCTGCGTGAGCTGATCGACCACCTCGCCGTACGGGAGCTGCCGCGCTCCGCCCGTGCCCGCGCCGAGAGGGTGGTCTTCGACCTGCTGCAGCCGGTTTCCGTGCATACGGTGTCCGTCACGGAGCCCTCCGATCCGCGCGCCCGCGAGGTCGCGGAGGCTCTCACCGCGCACCCGGCGGACAACCGGCCGCTCACCGCGTGGGGAGGCGCTGTCGGCGCCAGCTCCCGCACGCTGGCCCGCCTGTTCACGGCGGAGACCGGACTGAGCTTCGGACGGTGGCGGGAGAGGGTGCGGATGCGGGCGGCGATGCTGCTGCTCGCGGACGGCATGACGGTGGAGGCGGTGGCGCGGCGCGTCGGGTACGCGTCGGCCAGTTCGTTCGTCGCGGCCTTCCACCGGACGGTGGGCGTGACACCGCGCCGGTACTTCCCCTGA
- a CDS encoding dienelactone hydrolase family protein, which yields MCHPVNGRPPAAPIVTGGVAEHGPLELSTADGNRFRAYHAVPEAPIGRSLVILPDRRGLHPFYEALAQRCAEAGFRTVVIDFYGRTAGTAPRDESFDWAAHMPLLEAAHVDADIAAATAWLRERSTDPVFTVGFCLGGSHSWRQAAGDLGLAGAIGFYGPPRFFGDSTADLSAPLLLLLAGDDAATSQAEFQALVAGFDKAGKEYEMHVYEGAPHSFFDVSFGDWTTACTDAWQRILDFTARHGSAV from the coding sequence ATGTGCCACCCCGTCAACGGCCGCCCGCCCGCCGCACCCATCGTCACTGGCGGCGTAGCCGAGCACGGGCCGCTCGAGCTGAGCACCGCCGACGGCAACCGCTTCCGCGCCTACCACGCGGTCCCGGAGGCCCCGATCGGTCGCAGCCTGGTGATCCTCCCGGACCGCCGCGGCCTGCATCCCTTCTACGAGGCGCTCGCCCAGCGGTGCGCCGAGGCCGGGTTCCGCACGGTGGTCATCGACTTCTACGGGCGTACGGCGGGGACCGCGCCGCGTGACGAATCCTTCGACTGGGCGGCCCACATGCCGCTGCTGGAGGCGGCGCATGTGGACGCCGATATCGCCGCGGCGACCGCCTGGCTGCGTGAGCGGAGCACGGATCCGGTGTTCACCGTCGGGTTCTGCCTGGGCGGGTCCCACTCGTGGCGGCAGGCCGCCGGCGACCTCGGGCTGGCCGGGGCGATCGGCTTCTACGGCCCGCCGCGGTTCTTCGGCGACTCGACCGCGGACCTGTCCGCGCCGCTGCTCCTGCTGCTGGCCGGGGACGACGCCGCCACCAGCCAGGCCGAGTTCCAGGCGCTGGTGGCCGGTTTCGACAAGGCGGGCAAGGAGTACGAGATGCACGTCTACGAAGGGGCGCCGCACTCCTTCTTCGACGTGAGCTTCGGCGACTGGACGACAGCCTGCACCGACGCCTGGCAGCGCATCCTCGACTTCACCGCCCGCCACGGCTCGGCGGTCTGA